In the genome of Cellvibrio sp. KY-YJ-3, one region contains:
- a CDS encoding bifunctional diguanylate cyclase/phosphodiesterase produces MGLIVALFQVVIDLGYQRQQIDNNVDEIFRVVQNSAQRAVHQLDANLANEVIKGLENYNFITYAAILDDRDQVIADYSSSPSPSDTLWLTRLIAEEIKTYQLDLIYTDNTYEGKLVVSVSNDLGFAPFYDRVLTIIVSGLLRNLSLALVLFALFHFMLTRPLVTIAQRFSMIRPEQTERKRIDHVEGHRFDELGYIVNDANSFLAALEHWQTGLTKSEQQLRLILDTSPNLVFAVDENYRFIFANNTTEQFYQKNQTDLIGQDYCDVHKSVDKEEAKALTSSLKQLDFNNPQGLTVEHKLTTASGDKLVIQMTFIAFTLDGKSCVLIVGLDITKRVKAEERVEYLAYFDTLTDLPNRNLFQNQLKKDVRRANRTHNFGALLFIDFDDFKRINDTIGHSLGDELLLKLSVKIRKLLPESDTLARLGGDEFVISMPDLDKDLEAAKNQAITLTKHLLATINAPVALSNGAEFVVSGSIGIVMYPFEDSDTEVLLRFADTAMYKAKAHGRNGYQLFEESMAAEVHRHVQLESNLREAIKKKQFSMVLQPIVNGLSGNLVAAEALIRWNHPTQGLVSPNDFIPFLENSGMIVDVDYVMVDKACAFLKELMIAGVLPPQFRITLNLCANTLYQADFVERIVAIVEGYGVSERNIEFEITERAALHRLDEVVAKIVTLQRRGATFSLDDFGTGYSSLSYLKRIPINKIKIDKSFIDDLMVDGEDEVLVESIIAIARTMKLAVVAEGVETQVQADWLNRYPDICFQGYLIDKPMTPNACRLKYMPAQSIETEPLKGSV; encoded by the coding sequence TTGGGACTCATTGTTGCGCTGTTCCAAGTAGTTATAGATTTGGGGTATCAACGCCAACAAATAGATAATAACGTCGACGAGATTTTTCGGGTAGTACAAAATTCCGCGCAGCGTGCAGTGCACCAATTAGACGCCAACCTGGCTAACGAAGTTATCAAAGGTTTGGAGAACTATAACTTCATTACTTATGCCGCCATTTTGGATGACCGCGACCAAGTCATCGCTGATTATTCATCCTCCCCCTCTCCGTCCGATACGCTCTGGTTAACACGACTCATTGCGGAAGAAATCAAAACCTACCAGCTCGATCTCATCTACACCGACAATACCTATGAGGGAAAACTGGTAGTGAGCGTAAGCAATGACTTGGGTTTTGCACCTTTTTATGATCGGGTGCTCACCATCATAGTGTCGGGTTTACTCCGGAACCTTAGTCTGGCATTAGTACTTTTTGCACTTTTCCATTTTATGCTCACGCGCCCTCTGGTCACTATAGCGCAGCGGTTTTCCATGATACGGCCGGAGCAAACTGAGCGAAAACGTATCGACCATGTTGAAGGGCACCGATTTGATGAACTGGGCTACATTGTTAATGATGCCAACAGTTTCCTTGCCGCACTTGAACACTGGCAAACCGGCTTGACCAAAAGTGAACAGCAATTGCGCCTTATTTTGGATACCAGCCCCAATCTGGTATTTGCCGTCGATGAAAACTACCGGTTCATTTTTGCAAATAACACCACAGAACAGTTTTATCAAAAGAACCAAACCGACCTCATTGGTCAGGATTATTGTGATGTACACAAGAGTGTTGATAAGGAAGAAGCAAAAGCCCTGACTTCCAGCCTAAAACAGTTGGACTTTAACAACCCCCAAGGCCTCACGGTGGAGCACAAACTCACCACCGCAAGCGGCGATAAACTGGTTATACAAATGACCTTTATCGCCTTCACGCTCGATGGCAAATCCTGTGTGCTCATCGTAGGGCTTGATATCACCAAGCGGGTTAAAGCCGAAGAGCGCGTTGAATACCTTGCCTATTTTGACACCCTCACCGATCTGCCCAATCGCAATTTATTTCAGAACCAACTAAAAAAGGATGTGAGACGCGCTAACCGCACTCACAACTTTGGCGCGCTTTTGTTTATCGATTTTGACGATTTCAAACGCATTAACGACACCATTGGCCATTCGCTGGGCGATGAACTCTTACTAAAGCTCTCGGTAAAAATCCGCAAACTATTGCCAGAATCAGACACGCTTGCACGTTTAGGTGGGGACGAATTTGTTATCAGCATGCCGGATTTAGACAAAGACCTTGAGGCAGCAAAAAATCAGGCAATAACCCTAACCAAACACCTGCTCGCAACAATCAATGCGCCGGTGGCCCTGAGTAACGGCGCTGAATTTGTGGTGAGTGGCAGCATCGGGATTGTGATGTACCCCTTCGAGGATAGTGACACCGAGGTACTCTTGCGCTTTGCCGATACCGCCATGTACAAAGCCAAAGCACATGGTCGCAATGGCTATCAGCTGTTTGAGGAATCCATGGCGGCAGAGGTACATAGACATGTGCAATTGGAGTCAAACCTACGGGAGGCAATTAAAAAGAAACAGTTCTCTATGGTGCTGCAGCCCATCGTCAACGGGCTCTCAGGGAACCTGGTAGCAGCAGAGGCGTTAATTCGCTGGAATCATCCAACTCAAGGGTTGGTTTCACCGAATGATTTCATCCCCTTCCTTGAAAACTCCGGCATGATCGTCGATGTTGACTATGTGATGGTGGACAAAGCCTGCGCATTTTTAAAAGAGTTAATGATCGCAGGCGTACTTCCGCCCCAATTTCGTATCACCTTAAACCTGTGCGCCAACACTTTGTATCAAGCGGATTTTGTTGAGCGTATTGTTGCTATTGTTGAAGGTTACGGCGTATCCGAACGCAATATTGAGTTTGAAATTACTGAACGAGCGGCACTGCACCGCCTTGATGAGGTGGTGGCAAAAATAGTTACCCTGCAACGCCGTGGTGCAACTTTTTCACTGGACGATTTTGGCACCGGCTACAGTTCACTCAGTTATTTAAAACGTATCCCCATTAACAAAATCAAAATCGACAAATCCTTTATCGATGACCTGATGGTAGATGGTGAGGATGAGGTACTGGTCGAGTCCATTATCGCCATCGCCCGCACCATGAAATTGGCGGTGGTTGCCGAAGGAGTGGAAACGCAGGTGCAGGCAGACTGGTTAAATCGATATCCCGATATTTGTTTTCAGGGATACTTAATCGACAAGCCCATGACCCCGAATGCCTGTCGCCTGAAATATATGCCCGCCCAATCAATAGAAACGGAACCTTTGAAGGGAAGCGTCTAA
- a CDS encoding YggL family protein: MTVVSTKKAPQRSKRLRKKLFQDEFATFGFELECEFKSDLTDETISEFVDSFFIDAINAEGLVFGGGLSSKRLSGFVGSAKRYGSTTEADKAKLHAWLVAQPQVAKVELSEIMDANYYL; encoded by the coding sequence ATGACAGTTGTAAGCACCAAAAAAGCACCACAGCGCAGTAAACGTTTGCGCAAAAAATTATTTCAGGACGAGTTCGCCACCTTTGGTTTTGAACTGGAATGTGAATTTAAAAGCGATTTAACCGACGAAACCATCAGCGAATTTGTCGATAGCTTTTTTATCGATGCCATTAACGCCGAAGGTCTGGTATTTGGCGGCGGGCTCTCCAGCAAACGCCTCTCGGGTTTTGTCGGCTCTGCCAAACGCTACGGTTCAACCACCGAAGCGGACAAAGCAAAATTGCACGCGTGGTTAGTGGCACAACCGCAAGTTGCCAAGGTCGAGCTGAGTGAAATTATGGATGCGAATTACTATTTGTAA
- a CDS encoding YceH family protein produces MENSIDSSNDTNHDTNKDIHHEEPALLNAIEARVLGALMEKQLTTPDQYPLTLNSLLLACNQKTSREPISNYESGQVQRCVSELQDRQLLSVDYGNRAARYDQRLTRVLSVDKATQAILTVLLLRGPQTVAEIHTRTQRMVEFAGHQALEEKLQQLCAKTKPHVVHIPRQAGQREDRYMHLLCGAPDLAAIAAMQNSTVSRSSNDEHSAQHEHQKQLEQKVQQLESRIELLEKQVATLMELNGVSNDDLN; encoded by the coding sequence ATGGAAAACAGTATTGATAGCAGCAACGATACCAACCACGACACCAACAAAGACATCCACCACGAAGAACCCGCCTTACTCAATGCCATTGAGGCCCGTGTATTAGGCGCCCTGATGGAAAAACAGCTAACCACACCCGACCAGTACCCGCTAACGCTCAACAGCCTGTTATTGGCCTGCAACCAAAAAACCAGTCGCGAACCTATTAGCAATTATGAGAGCGGTCAGGTACAACGCTGTGTCAGTGAATTGCAGGATCGTCAATTGCTCAGTGTGGATTACGGCAACCGCGCCGCACGTTACGACCAACGCCTGACCCGCGTGCTCAGTGTAGATAAAGCCACCCAGGCTATTTTGACGGTACTGCTGCTGCGCGGCCCGCAAACCGTGGCAGAAATTCATACCCGCACCCAACGCATGGTGGAATTTGCCGGACACCAGGCACTGGAAGAAAAACTGCAGCAACTCTGCGCCAAAACCAAACCTCATGTGGTACACATTCCCCGGCAGGCTGGCCAGCGTGAAGATCGCTACATGCACCTACTCTGCGGTGCACCGGATTTAGCCGCGATTGCCGCCATGCAAAACAGCACCGTTAGCCGCAGCAGCAATGATGAACACAGCGCGCAGCATGAACATCAAAAGCAACTTGAACAAAAAGTGCAGCAGTTGGAAAGCCGTATTGAGTTACTGGAAAAACAAGTTGCGACGCTGATGGAGTTAAACGGCGTTAGTAATGACGATTTAAACTAA
- a CDS encoding shikimate kinase: protein MNPYHQSLILIGMPGAGKSTLGLLLAKNLAKDFVDTDLLIQLEHRKTLQDILHHHGYMALRNAEEKVLLNAHYPNHVIATGGSAVYSDVAMHHLKQFGPIVFLDVTVGELEKRIHNMENRGIARPAGQSFADVYSERRPLYLRYADIVIDCDGKNIDDLLDEIICQEANAFAAADA from the coding sequence ATGAATCCCTATCATCAAAGTTTGATTTTGATTGGCATGCCCGGCGCAGGTAAAAGCACACTGGGGCTGCTGCTGGCAAAAAATCTGGCGAAGGATTTTGTCGATACCGATCTGCTTATCCAGCTTGAACACCGCAAAACCCTGCAGGATATTTTGCACCACCATGGGTATATGGCGCTGCGCAATGCAGAGGAAAAAGTGTTGTTGAATGCCCACTACCCCAACCATGTGATCGCCACTGGTGGCAGCGCGGTATACAGCGATGTTGCCATGCATCACTTAAAACAATTTGGGCCGATTGTGTTTTTGGACGTGACAGTAGGTGAGCTGGAAAAACGTATTCACAACATGGAAAACCGTGGTATTGCTCGCCCCGCCGGGCAAAGTTTTGCCGATGTCTATAGCGAGCGGCGCCCGCTTTATTTACGCTATGCGGACATAGTGATTGATTGCGATGGCAAAAATATTGACGACTTGCTGGATGAAATAATCTGTCAGGAGGCAAATGCCTTTGCCGCAGCAGATGCCTGA
- a CDS encoding DASH family cryptochrome, whose product MRKAIYWFRYDLRLHDNPGWSQLVANNDWVIGVYVLPDRWLRPLRYQQKSLGIHRQHFLLESLQQLRQQLRTQGSDLIVVVGDPATALTGLVERWNVSAMATGEYPGSDEQRDVERLRDMLDIPLRCHENFTLFDRAELPFALADLPLIFSQFRKLVENRSCSMPLPRAPKLRQPVALEDSPCELDQWLGIMRAQQLVQPADNRRLPFHGGSTAGLAQLQYFLGEHKLISNYKNTRNGLDGWDFSSKLSPWLAMGCLSARQVVRAIKDYEQTHGANESSYWLYFELLWREYFQWLAFRFGKQLFALRGVQNKNPLLSFYPEAFAAWCAGNTGNQFVDAFMRQLAATGWMSNRGRQIVASYLINQLGVDWRYGAAWFEQQLIDYDCAANWGNWQYLAGVGTDPRGRREFNIQKQRDTYDPDGEFIQRWCGN is encoded by the coding sequence ATGCGCAAAGCAATTTACTGGTTTCGTTACGATTTACGCCTGCACGACAACCCCGGCTGGAGCCAATTGGTCGCCAATAACGATTGGGTTATAGGGGTTTATGTATTACCTGACCGCTGGCTGCGCCCACTGCGCTATCAACAAAAAAGCCTCGGCATTCATCGTCAGCATTTTTTACTGGAATCGCTGCAGCAATTGCGGCAACAACTGCGCACTCAAGGCAGCGATTTAATAGTGGTGGTGGGCGACCCTGCTACCGCATTAACAGGCCTGGTAGAACGCTGGAACGTTAGCGCCATGGCCACCGGCGAATACCCGGGGAGCGATGAACAACGGGATGTAGAGCGCCTGCGCGATATGCTTGATATACCACTGCGCTGCCATGAAAACTTCACCCTGTTTGATCGCGCTGAGCTGCCGTTTGCGCTGGCGGATTTACCGCTGATTTTTTCGCAATTTCGCAAGCTGGTGGAAAACCGCTCCTGCAGCATGCCATTACCGCGCGCACCCAAACTCCGCCAGCCAGTAGCACTTGAAGACTCGCCCTGCGAATTGGATCAATGGTTGGGCATTATGCGTGCGCAGCAATTAGTGCAGCCGGCCGATAATCGTCGCCTGCCCTTTCACGGTGGCAGTACGGCTGGGCTCGCGCAGCTGCAGTATTTTTTAGGTGAGCACAAACTCATCAGCAATTACAAAAACACCCGCAACGGTTTGGATGGCTGGGATTTCTCCTCCAAGCTATCACCTTGGCTAGCCATGGGTTGCCTGTCGGCGCGGCAAGTAGTGCGTGCGATCAAAGACTATGAACAAACGCATGGCGCCAATGAATCCAGCTACTGGCTGTATTTTGAATTGCTCTGGCGCGAGTACTTCCAGTGGCTGGCGTTTCGCTTTGGTAAACAACTGTTTGCATTACGCGGCGTACAAAATAAAAATCCTTTGCTGAGTTTCTACCCCGAGGCATTTGCTGCCTGGTGTGCGGGAAATACCGGCAATCAATTTGTCGATGCATTTATGCGGCAATTGGCAGCAACCGGCTGGATGAGTAATCGCGGACGACAAATCGTCGCCAGCTACCTGATCAATCAACTGGGTGTGGATTGGCGCTACGGCGCGGCTTGGTTTGAGCAGCAACTTATCGACTATGACTGCGCGGCAAATTGGGGCAATTGGCAGTATCTGGCCGGCGTCGGTACAGACCCGCGTGGGCGACGGGAGTTTAATATCCAAAAACAGCGCGATACCTACGACCCTGATGGGGAATTTATCCAACGCTGGTGCGGAAACTAG
- a CDS encoding glycosyltransferase, with protein MHGLSQLSTFGHQLDGTLQRYKALVYPQRYWDYSRWLQQQVGTEQLHQLAHNQPVVVFDFRDSRIDGPQGRRFYSLFIYFVRAGFYPVLRNNYLVLGNIQEKHKRYCLQENFSVLTHERDLPAGYVLVTDKWYSNLAERAGKIIHINYQPDYSTNDSCFPMPFPLFPPLYAAKEDLRLAYYREQDRQWKIFFGGDAEPGKYNKKSIREIYAKLSRTQILERLSQRLPNDFFWRLNNPEQLKQAEQSSYPGLIAMNTRHCKVASEEWLGTMARAHFFLACPGVRYPMSHNLIEAMAVGTIPITQYPELFFPALEHGKNCLVFSSPDELQIAVQQAMSMDNAQRAAIKQAAQTYYDQYLAPQACIKRLLEHRPKHISLRLLPFLKAGGGFA; from the coding sequence ATGCACGGACTTTCCCAACTATCCACCTTTGGTCATCAGCTGGATGGCACTCTGCAGCGTTACAAGGCGCTGGTGTATCCACAGCGCTATTGGGATTATAGCCGCTGGCTCCAGCAGCAGGTAGGCACTGAACAGCTGCACCAACTCGCACACAACCAACCTGTTGTGGTATTTGATTTTCGTGACAGCCGGATTGATGGCCCGCAAGGTCGACGTTTTTATAGTTTGTTTATTTATTTTGTGCGCGCAGGCTTTTATCCGGTACTGCGCAATAATTATTTGGTACTGGGCAACATTCAGGAAAAACACAAACGCTATTGCCTGCAGGAAAACTTCAGTGTACTGACGCACGAACGCGATTTGCCAGCGGGTTATGTATTGGTCACCGACAAATGGTATTCGAACCTGGCTGAGCGCGCCGGCAAGATTATCCACATTAATTACCAACCCGATTACAGCACAAACGACAGCTGCTTCCCGATGCCCTTTCCACTCTTCCCTCCGCTTTATGCCGCAAAAGAAGACCTGCGTTTAGCGTACTACCGGGAACAAGATAGGCAATGGAAAATATTTTTTGGTGGCGATGCGGAACCCGGCAAATACAATAAAAAATCGATTCGGGAAATTTACGCCAAACTCAGTCGCACACAAATTCTGGAGCGTTTATCCCAGCGTTTGCCCAACGATTTTTTTTGGCGCTTGAACAACCCCGAGCAACTGAAGCAAGCCGAGCAATCCTCCTACCCAGGATTGATTGCCATGAACACGCGCCACTGTAAAGTGGCCAGTGAGGAGTGGCTCGGCACTATGGCACGCGCGCACTTTTTCCTTGCCTGCCCGGGTGTGCGCTACCCCATGTCGCACAATTTAATTGAAGCCATGGCAGTGGGCACTATTCCCATTACCCAATATCCTGAATTGTTTTTCCCGGCGCTGGAGCATGGCAAAAACTGCTTGGTGTTTTCATCGCCCGATGAACTGCAAATTGCGGTGCAACAAGCCATGAGCATGGACAATGCACAGCGAGCGGCGATAAAGCAGGCTGCTCAAACCTATTACGATCAGTATCTTGCACCGCAAGCCTGCATCAAGCGCCTGCTGGAACATCGCCCTAAACATATCAGCTTGCGTTTGCTGCCATTTTTAAAAGCTGGCGGTGGTTTTGCCTGA
- a CDS encoding MotA/TolQ/ExbB proton channel family protein: protein MFEIFLAGGFLMWPILACSLIVIAVSAERYWTLNPAKIAPKTLLAQVWSWIKNNQLDATKLRELKQSSPLGQILAAGLSNSKHGREIMKDSVQEAASQVIHELERYVNILGTIANIAPLMGLLGTVFGMIQVFNSIMIQGTGNTGVLAGGISVALYTTAAGLVVAIPAMIAHRFFQRRIDTIVVTMEEEAIKLVDALHSDRRVDVKLV, encoded by the coding sequence GTGTTTGAAATATTTCTGGCAGGTGGTTTTTTAATGTGGCCAATATTGGCCTGTTCGTTGATTGTGATTGCCGTGAGCGCAGAACGTTATTGGACGCTCAACCCCGCCAAAATCGCCCCTAAAACCTTACTGGCGCAAGTCTGGAGCTGGATTAAAAACAACCAGTTGGATGCGACGAAACTGCGCGAACTCAAACAATCCTCACCGCTGGGTCAAATTCTGGCTGCGGGTTTGAGTAACTCCAAACATGGCCGCGAAATCATGAAAGACTCGGTGCAAGAAGCGGCCAGTCAGGTTATTCATGAATTGGAGCGCTACGTAAATATTCTGGGTACCATTGCCAACATCGCGCCGCTGATGGGACTGCTTGGAACCGTATTCGGCATGATTCAAGTATTCAACTCCATCATGATTCAAGGCACTGGTAATACCGGTGTCTTGGCAGGCGGTATTTCGGTTGCGCTTTACACTACAGCGGCAGGTTTGGTGGTGGCGATTCCCGCGATGATTGCGCATCGCTTTTTCCAGCGCCGTATCGACACTATTGTTGTCACCATGGAAGAAGAAGCCATCAAACTGGTTGATGCATTGCACAGCGACCGTCGCGTCGATGTGAAACTGGTTTAA
- a CDS encoding biopolymer transporter ExbD has protein sequence MKFRRQQVEDQGINLTPLIDVVFLLLIFFMVSTTFTKETHLSVDLPEAVGEQSSDLPEQIEILINSDGSYSVNGLALVNNQVATLRSALEKTSEGNNQVPLVITADAKTPHQAVVQAMDVAGQLGFARLSITTRQPEPEKD, from the coding sequence GTGAAATTTCGTCGCCAACAAGTAGAAGATCAAGGTATTAATCTGACGCCCTTGATCGACGTGGTGTTTTTGCTGCTTATCTTTTTTATGGTCTCCACCACCTTCACCAAAGAAACGCACCTGAGTGTGGATCTGCCGGAAGCTGTAGGTGAGCAGAGTAGTGACTTGCCGGAGCAGATCGAAATCCTGATCAACAGCGATGGCAGTTATTCGGTGAATGGACTGGCGCTGGTGAATAACCAAGTGGCGACACTCAGGTCAGCGCTGGAAAAAACCTCTGAGGGTAATAATCAAGTACCGCTAGTGATTACTGCGGATGCCAAAACCCCGCATCAAGCGGTAGTGCAGGCGATGGATGTGGCAGGGCAGTTGGGCTTTGCGCGCTTGAGCATTACTACGCGTCAACCGGAACCTGAAAAAGACTAA
- the lpxK gene encoding tetraacyldisaccharide 4'-kinase, which translates to MHSSPPASPPSSPPANTQRSAETDRWQSAWYGSRRWSFWLLPLTWLFILLSAIRRYALLRWQQTTLATPVIVVGNITVGGTGKTPLLIALVQWLQAQGYTPGVVSRGYGGQVATYPYLLTAESTAAQAGDEPVTIHQQTGCAVCVGPDRLAAARALEDQGCDLILSDDGLQHYRLGRDIEIAVVDGQRGVGNGWRLPVGPLREPISRLTTVDWVVVNSPAANFVLPQLADLYFIPMQIQAKSLVNLATGSEHQLSSIAGSPVNAVAGIGNPQRFINTLSESGIHAQLHAFPDHHAYTATDLVFDNVWPVVMTEKDAVKCKTFAQPNWYYLSISANLPDAFWAAFAQRIERVMEQKKSRFGL; encoded by the coding sequence GTGCATTCCTCTCCACCGGCTTCACCACCCTCCAGTCCGCCCGCTAATACCCAGCGTTCAGCTGAAACGGATCGATGGCAATCGGCCTGGTATGGCTCGCGTCGCTGGAGTTTTTGGCTCTTGCCGCTGACCTGGCTATTTATTCTGCTCTCGGCCATTCGCCGCTATGCGTTGCTCCGCTGGCAACAAACAACACTCGCCACACCGGTGATTGTGGTGGGTAATATCACCGTGGGCGGCACGGGCAAAACCCCCTTGTTGATCGCGCTGGTGCAGTGGTTGCAAGCGCAGGGATATACCCCCGGTGTAGTCAGCCGCGGTTATGGTGGGCAAGTAGCAACCTATCCTTATTTACTCACCGCAGAGAGTACTGCCGCCCAAGCGGGCGATGAGCCGGTTACGATCCATCAGCAAACTGGCTGTGCAGTGTGTGTCGGCCCTGATCGTCTTGCGGCGGCGCGCGCGCTGGAGGATCAGGGCTGCGACCTCATTCTCAGCGACGATGGTTTGCAGCACTATCGCTTGGGGCGCGATATTGAAATCGCGGTGGTTGATGGCCAGCGTGGTGTCGGCAACGGTTGGCGTTTGCCGGTTGGCCCGTTGCGTGAGCCAATCAGTCGCTTAACGACCGTGGATTGGGTCGTCGTGAATTCACCGGCAGCGAATTTTGTGTTGCCGCAACTCGCCGACTTGTATTTTATTCCGATGCAGATTCAGGCCAAATCACTGGTTAACCTTGCTACCGGCAGTGAGCACCAATTGTCATCAATTGCCGGGAGCCCGGTAAATGCAGTGGCCGGTATTGGCAACCCGCAGCGTTTTATCAATACCCTGAGCGAGTCCGGTATCCATGCGCAGTTGCATGCTTTTCCTGATCACCATGCTTATACGGCGACTGACCTTGTTTTTGATAATGTTTGGCCTGTGGTAATGACTGAAAAAGACGCCGTGAAATGCAAAACCTTTGCGCAACCTAACTGGTATTACCTATCGATTAGTGCCAATTTGCCGGATGCATTTTGGGCGGCATTTGCGCAGCGTATTGAGCGTGTCATGGAACAAAAAAAATCCCGTTTTGGGCTTTAA
- the kdsB gene encoding 3-deoxy-manno-octulosonate cytidylyltransferase encodes MKFYVVIPARYASTRLPAKPLKEIAGKPMIQHVYERACESAATEVVIATDDTRIEAVAKAFGARVCMTSAAHNSGTDRLQEVVAQLGLSDDDIVVNVQGDEPLIPPAVINQVAENIANNRFASMATLSEPIHSLDDFRNPNIVKVVADQVGRALYFSRAPIPWARDHFAQAEVTSLPDDFPAQRHIGIYAYRVALLNRFVTWPQASLEKIESLEQLRVLANGEAIHIAEAYAAVPGGVDTEADLLRVKALLEK; translated from the coding sequence ATGAAATTTTATGTTGTCATTCCTGCCCGTTACGCTTCCACCCGCTTGCCTGCCAAACCCTTAAAAGAAATTGCGGGTAAGCCGATGATTCAACACGTGTACGAGCGCGCCTGTGAAAGTGCCGCGACGGAAGTTGTTATTGCAACCGACGATACTCGCATTGAAGCGGTTGCCAAAGCCTTCGGTGCCCGCGTCTGCATGACATCTGCCGCACACAATTCCGGTACTGATCGCCTGCAAGAAGTGGTCGCGCAATTAGGTTTGAGCGATGACGACATAGTGGTGAATGTGCAGGGCGATGAACCCCTCATTCCGCCCGCAGTAATTAATCAGGTCGCAGAAAATATCGCCAACAATCGTTTCGCCAGTATGGCTACGTTGAGTGAACCCATTCATTCGCTCGACGATTTTCGCAATCCCAACATTGTAAAAGTGGTGGCAGACCAAGTGGGCAGAGCATTGTATTTTAGCCGCGCGCCCATTCCCTGGGCGCGCGATCATTTTGCGCAAGCTGAGGTGACTAGTTTGCCGGATGATTTCCCGGCGCAGCGGCACATTGGTATTTACGCTTATCGTGTGGCGCTGTTAAATCGTTTTGTTACCTGGCCACAGGCGTCGCTTGAAAAAATTGAATCCCTTGAGCAATTGCGTGTGCTTGCTAATGGCGAAGCAATTCATATCGCCGAAGCCTACGCTGCCGTACCGGGCGGTGTGGATACCGAAGCGGATTTACTGCGTGTAAAAGCATTGCTGGAAAAATAA
- a CDS encoding low molecular weight protein-tyrosine-phosphatase — protein sequence MTNVLFVCLGNICRSPTADGIFRELVANAKLDQKIMVDSAGTGAWHIGKAPDSRTVAAARTRGYDLSVLRARQVTARDFDEFDYVLAMDEANLSDLQQLKPAHFTGHLGLFLEFGARGDYREVPDPYYGGSDGFELVLDLVEDAAQGLLKHIRQRLY from the coding sequence ATGACCAACGTTTTATTTGTATGCCTCGGCAATATTTGTCGCTCGCCCACGGCGGATGGCATTTTTCGTGAATTGGTGGCGAATGCAAAGTTAGATCAAAAAATTATGGTCGATTCGGCGGGCACCGGTGCATGGCACATAGGCAAAGCGCCTGATTCACGCACCGTCGCTGCAGCGCGCACGCGTGGTTACGATCTTTCGGTATTGCGTGCACGTCAGGTTACGGCGCGCGATTTTGACGAATTCGATTATGTACTGGCGATGGATGAAGCTAATCTTTCGGATTTACAGCAGCTGAAACCGGCGCATTTTACCGGTCATTTAGGCTTGTTTTTGGAATTTGGTGCGCGTGGTGATTACCGTGAAGTGCCCGACCCTTATTACGGCGGCAGTGACGGCTTTGAGCTGGTATTGGATTTGGTGGAAGATGCAGCACAGGGCTTGTTAAAACATATTCGTCAGCGTTTGTACTAA